In one window of Rhodopseudomonas palustris HaA2 DNA:
- a CDS encoding Na(+)/H(+) antiporter subunit C, with amino-acid sequence MEILVASGIGVLTMVGLYLVLSRHAFPVIIGTTFLSYAVNLFLFVMGRLEIDKAPIITKGVTDYADPLPQALVLTAIVISFGMTALVVVLALRGFLETGTERVEKGEPQRDARKRKAAQP; translated from the coding sequence ATGGAAATTCTGGTCGCGAGCGGAATCGGCGTGCTGACGATGGTCGGCCTGTATCTGGTGCTGAGCCGGCACGCCTTTCCGGTGATCATCGGCACCACGTTCCTGTCCTATGCGGTGAACCTGTTCCTGTTCGTGATGGGGCGGCTCGAGATCGACAAGGCGCCGATCATTACCAAGGGCGTTACCGACTACGCCGATCCGCTGCCGCAGGCGCTGGTGCTGACCGCCATCGTGATCTCGTTCGGAATGACCGCGCTGGTGGTGGTGCTGGCGCTGCGCGGCTTCCTCGAGACCGGCACCGAGCGGGTCGAGAAGGGCGAACCGCAGCGCGACGCGCGCAAGCGCAAGGCGGCGCAGCCATGA
- a CDS encoding monovalent cation/H+ antiporter subunit D, producing MSHLIVAPIILPAVVAAFLVLVLRHDLTSQRIVSMASTLVLLAITIWLYVSAAEGAPTPYLLGEWRAPFGIVLVLDRLAATMLLLTALLAVAVLIYAIAGWDHRGQHFHPLFQFQLMGLNGAFLTGDVFNLFVFFEVMLIASYGLMLHGGGARRLRTGFHYIAINLVGSTLFLFAVGLIYAVTGTLNMADLAARVAQIAPGDEAILRVGALLLLLVFALKAALVPLQWWLPSAYAAAPGPVAALFMMMTKVGAYSIVRVYTVVFGADAGALADIAAPWVVPAALATLALGAVGVLASPTLLGMVCFSIVWSMGSLLLALGLFDPVGLSAGLYYLLHSTLSGAALFLLADLVAAQRGRLADRLVPAPRLPHADLLAGLFFVAAIAMTGMPPLSGFLGKLLILDATWRSPLAVTSWVILLGSSLLVIVGFARAGSTLFWKIADRPAEPAEPARSIALPVTVIAGLLGATALLSVFAGPISRELAATAQQTLDIKAYVRAVNPADLALSRGAPQ from the coding sequence ATGAGTCACCTGATCGTCGCCCCGATCATCCTGCCCGCCGTCGTCGCCGCCTTCCTGGTGCTGGTGCTGCGGCACGATCTGACCAGCCAGCGCATCGTCTCGATGGCGTCGACGCTCGTGCTGCTCGCGATCACGATCTGGCTCTATGTGTCGGCGGCGGAGGGCGCGCCGACGCCCTATCTGCTCGGCGAATGGCGCGCGCCGTTCGGCATCGTGCTGGTGCTCGACCGCCTCGCGGCGACGATGCTGCTGCTGACGGCGCTGCTGGCCGTCGCGGTGCTGATCTATGCGATCGCCGGCTGGGACCATCGCGGCCAGCATTTCCATCCGCTGTTCCAGTTTCAGCTGATGGGCCTCAACGGCGCTTTCCTGACCGGCGACGTGTTCAATTTGTTCGTGTTCTTCGAGGTCATGCTGATCGCCTCCTACGGCCTGATGCTGCATGGCGGCGGCGCGCGGCGGCTGCGCACGGGCTTCCACTATATCGCGATCAATCTGGTCGGCTCGACGCTGTTCCTGTTCGCCGTCGGCCTGATCTACGCGGTGACCGGCACGCTCAACATGGCGGACCTCGCCGCCCGGGTGGCGCAGATCGCGCCCGGCGACGAAGCCATCCTGCGCGTCGGGGCGCTGCTGCTGCTGCTGGTGTTCGCGCTCAAGGCCGCGTTGGTGCCGCTGCAATGGTGGCTGCCCTCGGCCTATGCGGCGGCGCCGGGGCCGGTGGCGGCGCTGTTCATGATGATGACCAAGGTCGGTGCCTATTCGATCGTGCGGGTCTACACTGTAGTGTTCGGCGCCGACGCCGGCGCGTTGGCGGACATCGCCGCGCCCTGGGTGGTGCCCGCGGCGCTGGCGACGCTGGCGCTCGGCGCGGTCGGCGTGCTGGCGAGCCCGACCTTGCTGGGGATGGTCTGCTTCTCGATCGTCTGGTCGATGGGCTCGCTGCTGCTGGCGCTCGGCCTGTTCGACCCGGTCGGCCTGTCCGCCGGGCTGTATTATCTGCTGCACTCAACGCTGAGCGGCGCCGCGCTGTTCCTGCTGGCCGATCTGGTCGCCGCGCAGCGCGGTCGCCTCGCCGACCGGCTGGTGCCGGCGCCGCGGCTGCCCCATGCCGATCTGCTCGCCGGGCTGTTCTTCGTCGCGGCGATCGCCATGACCGGGATGCCGCCGCTGTCGGGTTTTCTCGGCAAGCTGTTGATCCTCGACGCGACCTGGCGCAGCCCGCTCGCGGTGACGAGCTGGGTGATCCTGCTCGGAAGCAGCCTTCTGGTGATCGTCGGCTTCGCCCGCGCCGGCAGCACGCTGTTCTGGAAGATCGCCGACCGGCCGGCCGAGCCGGCCGAACCGGCGCGGTCGATCGCGCTGCCGGTCACGGTGATCGCCGGTCTGCTCGGCGCCACCGCGCTGCTGTCGGTGTTCGCCGGCCCGATCAGCCGCGAACTGGCGGCGACGGCGCAACAGACGCTCGACATCAAGGCCTATGTCCGCGCGGTGAACCCCGCCGACCTGGCACTGTCGCGGGGGGCGCCGCAATGA
- a CDS encoding Na+/H+ antiporter subunit E — translation MTRMFPHPILSLVIAGVFVGLINTLSLGSVVLGLLLGIAIPWFTSPYWPNRPTVRSPLKLAAYLAIVGWDIVVSNVQVAYWVLFRRSASLQSQFVVVPLELTSPEAIALLAGTITMTPGTVSADLAADGSAILVHCLHTTDPVDTVEQIKTRYERRLKEIFG, via the coding sequence ATGACCAGGATGTTTCCGCATCCGATCCTCAGCCTGGTGATCGCCGGCGTGTTCGTCGGCCTGATCAACACGCTGTCGCTCGGGAGCGTGGTGCTGGGCCTGCTGCTCGGCATCGCGATCCCGTGGTTCACCAGCCCGTATTGGCCGAATCGGCCGACGGTCCGCAGCCCGTTGAAGCTCGCCGCCTATCTGGCGATCGTCGGCTGGGACATCGTCGTGTCCAACGTCCAGGTCGCCTACTGGGTGCTGTTCCGGCGCAGCGCGAGCCTGCAATCGCAATTCGTCGTGGTGCCGCTGGAGCTGACCTCACCCGAGGCGATCGCGCTGCTGGCGGGGACGATCACGATGACGCCGGGGACGGTCAGCGCCGATCTCGCCGCCGACGGCAGCGCCATTCTGGTGCATTGCCTGCACACCACCGATCCCGTCGACACGGTCGAGCAGATCAAGACTCGCTACGAACGACGACTGAAGGAGATCTTCGGATGA
- the ctaD gene encoding cytochrome c oxidase subunit I, translating into MTNQRPDASAAAASPIRLHKQLEAVWGTPGGWGRLAAVNHTIVGRRFIATAFVFFGIGGILAMLIRAQLATPRSAFLQPEIYNQVFTMHGTVMMFLFAIPMFEGFAIYLLPKILGARDMAFPRLGAYGYWCYLFGGSMLLIAMAVGLAPNGGWFMYTPLSSRVYTPGINSDIWLIGITFVEISALSAAVEIIATILKMRAPGMSLDKMPLLAWYLLVTAFMMLFGFPPLILGSILLEVERAFDLPFFDPTRGGDALLWQHLFWLFGHPEVYIIFLPAAGMVSTILPVLARREILGYSAIVISIVALAFLSFGLWVHHMFTVGIPHLALAFFSSASTAVAVPTAVQIFAWIGTLAAGRPQLKLPMLYLLGFFSVFVVGGLTGVMLAIVPFNWQVHDTHFVVAHLHYVLVGGFVFPMLAAAYYWLPHITGRVPRHSLGVPAFWLIIIGFNVTFLVMHLTGLLGMPRRIHGYGAETGWEWPNLISSAGSFVMAIGFALFTVDVLMHWLHGQRSTRNPWGAGTLEWSIAVPPTNYAFASLPDVATRTPLQQRPDLGNHLARGGGYLGFVRHGWLETLGVDVMSGRVEQIVRLPNRTLLPLFTALVTGVFFVAVLFKLYVVALLALPAIVAMLLAWTPVSGERRDRGALPIGHGAAAVLHSEASSPPSLWALGLTLAADATAFASLAFGILFLWVVAPNWPPPAMIAFAPWGISLSTAGLLLGFIAGRLATARRVIGSGRRREAALAVAVLGQIVALFGIADVILAVPPPTQHAYAAATTIILIYAGLHAALAAVFAGFGIWRSRTGYVSQTRTVDLRIGALWSDATAAIGIATLLIVYGLPRVMG; encoded by the coding sequence ATCCTGGCGATGCTGATCCGGGCGCAACTCGCGACGCCGCGCAGCGCGTTTCTCCAGCCCGAGATCTACAATCAGGTCTTCACCATGCACGGCACGGTGATGATGTTCCTGTTCGCGATCCCGATGTTCGAGGGCTTCGCGATCTATCTGCTGCCCAAGATCCTCGGCGCGCGCGACATGGCGTTTCCGCGGCTCGGCGCCTACGGCTATTGGTGCTATCTGTTCGGCGGCTCGATGCTGCTGATCGCGATGGCGGTCGGGCTGGCGCCGAACGGCGGCTGGTTCATGTACACGCCGCTGAGCTCGCGGGTCTATACGCCCGGCATCAATTCCGACATCTGGCTGATCGGCATCACCTTCGTGGAGATCTCGGCGCTGTCGGCCGCGGTCGAAATCATCGCGACGATCCTGAAGATGCGCGCGCCCGGGATGTCGCTCGACAAGATGCCGCTGTTGGCGTGGTACCTGCTGGTCACCGCCTTCATGATGCTGTTCGGCTTTCCGCCGCTGATCCTCGGCTCGATCCTGCTCGAGGTCGAGCGCGCGTTCGATCTGCCGTTCTTCGATCCGACCCGCGGCGGCGACGCGCTGCTTTGGCAGCATCTGTTCTGGCTGTTCGGCCATCCCGAGGTCTACATCATCTTCCTGCCGGCCGCCGGCATGGTCTCGACCATCCTGCCGGTGCTCGCGCGGCGCGAGATCCTCGGCTACAGCGCGATCGTGATCAGCATCGTGGCGCTGGCGTTCCTCAGCTTCGGGCTGTGGGTCCACCACATGTTCACGGTCGGCATTCCGCATCTCGCTTTGGCGTTCTTCTCCTCGGCGAGCACCGCGGTGGCGGTGCCGACCGCGGTGCAGATCTTCGCCTGGATCGGCACGCTGGCGGCGGGGCGGCCGCAGCTCAAGCTGCCGATGCTGTATCTGCTCGGCTTCTTCTCGGTGTTCGTGGTCGGCGGCCTCACCGGCGTGATGTTGGCGATCGTGCCGTTCAACTGGCAGGTCCACGACACCCATTTCGTCGTCGCGCATCTGCACTACGTGTTGGTCGGCGGCTTCGTGTTTCCGATGTTGGCGGCGGCGTATTACTGGTTGCCGCATATCACCGGGCGGGTGCCGCGCCACAGCCTCGGCGTGCCGGCGTTCTGGCTGATCATCATCGGTTTCAATGTGACGTTCCTGGTGATGCATCTGACCGGCCTGCTCGGCATGCCGCGGCGGATTCACGGCTACGGCGCCGAGACCGGATGGGAGTGGCCGAATCTGATTTCATCGGCCGGCAGCTTCGTGATGGCGATCGGGTTTGCGCTGTTCACCGTCGATGTGCTGATGCACTGGCTGCACGGCCAACGCAGTACGCGCAATCCATGGGGCGCCGGGACGCTGGAATGGTCCATCGCCGTGCCGCCGACGAACTACGCCTTCGCCTCATTGCCCGATGTCGCGACGCGCACGCCGCTGCAGCAGCGGCCGGATCTCGGCAACCATCTGGCACGCGGCGGCGGCTATCTCGGCTTCGTCCGCCACGGCTGGCTGGAGACGCTCGGCGTCGATGTGATGTCGGGGCGGGTCGAGCAGATCGTGCGGCTGCCGAACCGCACGCTGCTGCCGCTGTTCACCGCGCTGGTGACGGGCGTGTTCTTCGTCGCGGTGCTGTTCAAGCTGTACGTCGTGGCGCTGCTGGCGCTGCCGGCGATCGTCGCGATGCTGCTGGCCTGGACGCCGGTGTCCGGCGAGCGGCGCGATCGCGGCGCGCTGCCGATCGGCCACGGCGCCGCGGCGGTGCTGCACAGCGAGGCGTCGTCGCCGCCGTCATTGTGGGCGCTGGGGTTGACGCTCGCGGCTGACGCCACCGCCTTCGCGTCGCTCGCCTTCGGCATTCTGTTTCTGTGGGTGGTGGCGCCGAACTGGCCGCCGCCTGCGATGATCGCCTTCGCGCCCTGGGGAATCTCGTTGAGCACGGCCGGCCTCCTGCTCGGCTTCATCGCCGGCCGGCTCGCGACCGCCCGCAGGGTGATCGGCAGCGGGCGTCGGCGCGAGGCGGCGCTGGCGGTCGCGGTGCTCGGGCAGATCGTGGCGCTGTTCGGCATTGCCGACGTCATCCTCGCGGTGCCGCCGCCGACCCAGCACGCTTACGCCGCGGCGACCACGATCATCCTGATCTATGCCGGTCTGCACGCCGCGCTCGCCGCGGTGTTCGCCGGCTTCGGCATCTGGCGCAGCCGGACCGGCTACGTCTCGCAAACGCGGACCGTCGATCTGCGGATCGGCGCGCTGTGGAGCGACGCTACCGCCGCGATCGGGATCGCGACGCTGCTGATCGTCTACGGCCTGCCGCGCGTGATGGGGTGA
- a CDS encoding Na+/H+ antiporter subunit G: MAGLSELLVSALILIGAFFLFVGSFGLVKLPDVMRRLHAPTKSTTLGIGSLLIASMLYLALLRDDPSLHELIISVFLFLTAPITAHMISKAHILRNRALQQELPQPPGDEGWATLDPHGANETRLDPEPTRSTNAKD, from the coding sequence ATGGCCGGACTGAGCGAATTGCTGGTGTCGGCGCTGATCCTGATCGGCGCGTTCTTCCTGTTCGTCGGATCGTTCGGTCTGGTGAAGCTGCCGGACGTGATGCGCCGGCTGCATGCGCCGACCAAATCCACCACGCTCGGCATCGGCTCGCTGCTGATCGCCTCGATGCTGTATTTAGCGCTGCTGCGGGACGATCCGTCGCTGCACGAACTGATCATCTCGGTGTTCCTGTTCCTCACCGCGCCGATCACCGCGCACATGATCTCCAAGGCCCACATCCTGCGCAACCGCGCGCTGCAGCAGGAATTGCCGCAGCCGCCCGGCGACGAAGGCTGGGCGACGCTCGACCCGCATGGGGCGAACGAGACGCGCCTCGATCCGGAACCGACACGGTCGACAAACGCCAAAGATTGA
- a CDS encoding K+/H+ antiporter subunit F, whose protein sequence is MIATACLIAVGVISVSALMNLFRLATGPDVLDRILSLDTLTINAIGLVVVIGIWFGTSLYFEIALLFASVGFLSTVAFCKYLLRGNVIE, encoded by the coding sequence ATGATCGCAACAGCGTGCCTCATCGCCGTCGGGGTGATCAGCGTCTCGGCGCTGATGAACCTCTTCCGGCTCGCCACCGGGCCCGACGTGCTCGACCGGATCCTGTCGCTCGATACGCTGACGATCAACGCCATCGGCCTCGTCGTGGTGATCGGAATCTGGTTCGGCACCAGCCTGTATTTCGAAATCGCGCTTTTGTTCGCGTCGGTCGGGTTCCTGTCGACGGTCGCGTTCTGCAAATATCTGCTGCGCGGCAACGTGATCGAATAG